The following proteins come from a genomic window of Larimichthys crocea isolate SSNF chromosome III, L_crocea_2.0, whole genome shotgun sequence:
- the mcidas gene encoding multicilin isoform X1 — MQRDRKVFGAICPNQMGQQEKRAAVNKKDKVLVPRSSSPVTVYVELPCIIEQAFSTIAWDDLEDCASVVRRESDFLGSQVNESDADDQDFGDYALDFMAESPATLESSLSPAELVPFEGCVIPPLTPQRYLSSENTLFHTSTEANNPSAQDGAPWKCIAQCQGRMLGDSVEVNNQLYETLHRKQEEIDSLQERNLHLRQLASRAKHLASVLEKLMTVRDPHIREPVPCGDKTSLSPCKRQRLDEGYETESSDSVEDMLRDISTRCNAVLHGTATGTRVQQESETIRMYGAFSGLQTSFSKGSSTATDRAELEESVSSFRTSIREHCTIRTQVFPHGHAFTSRTHQGGYRFRWVPNHS; from the exons atgcaaagagacagaaaggtgTTTGGTGCTATCTGCCCTAACCAAATGGGCCAGCAAGAAAAGAGAGCTGCGGTAAACAAAAAG GATAAAGTGCTGGTGCCAAGAAGCAGCAGCCCAGTCACTGTGTACGTGGAGCTCCCCTGCATCATTGAACAAG CCTTTTCAACAATTGCATGGGATGATTTGGAAGACTGTGCGTCTGTGGTGAGACGAGAGAGCGACTTCCTCGGTTCTCAG GTGAATGAATCTGATGCAGATGACCAAGACTTTGGAGATTATGCGCTGGATTTCATGGCAG agTCTCCTGCCACACTGGAGAGCAGCCTGTCTCCTGCTGAACTTGTACCATTTGAAGGATGTGTCATACCTCCACTCACCCCTCAGCGGTACTTATCTTCAGAGAACACCCTGTTTCACACATCTACAGAAGCAAACAACCCATCTGCCCAAGATGGAGCTCCATGGAAGTGTATCGCCCAGTGCCAAGGCAGGATGTTAGGAGATTCAGTGGAAGTCAACAATCAG ctctaTGAGACTCTGCatagaaaacaggaagagatcGACTCCCTTCAGGAGAGAAACCTTCACCTCAGGCAGCTGGCCAGCCGTGCAAAGCACCTGGCCTCAGTGCTTGAA AAACTGATGACTGTCAGAGACCCACATATAAGAGAGCCCGTGCCATGCGGTGATAAAACTTCACTGAGTCCCTGTAAGCGGCAGCGACTAGATGAAGGCTACGAAACGGAGTCCTCTGACTCAGTGGAGGACATGCTGAGGGACATCAGCACACGCTGCAATGCTGTGCTGCATGGCACAGCTACTGGAACAAGAGTTCAGCAGGAATCAGAGACTATACGCATGTACGGTGCATTCTCAGGTCTACAGACTTCTTTTTCCAAGGGCAGCAGCACAGCGACGGACAGAGCAGAGCTTGAAGAGAGTGTCTCATCTTTCAGAACTTCAATCAGAGAACATTGCACCATAAGGACTCAGGTGTTTCCTCATGGACATGCCTTCACCTCAAGGACTCATCAGGGAGGATACCGCTTTCGCTGGGTTCCCAACCACAGCTGA
- the mcidas gene encoding multicilin isoform X2 — MTTKTCSAIKPHYPIWSWWDFQVNESDADDQDFGDYALDFMAESPATLESSLSPAELVPFEGCVIPPLTPQRYLSSENTLFHTSTEANNPSAQDGAPWKCIAQCQGRMLGDSVEVNNQLYETLHRKQEEIDSLQERNLHLRQLASRAKHLASVLEKLMTVRDPHIREPVPCGDKTSLSPCKRQRLDEGYETESSDSVEDMLRDISTRCNAVLHGTATGTRVQQESETIRMYGAFSGLQTSFSKGSSTATDRAELEESVSSFRTSIREHCTIRTQVFPHGHAFTSRTHQGGYRFRWVPNHS, encoded by the exons ATGACTACCAAGACATGTTCTGCCATAAAGCCACATTATCCTATTTGGTCGTGGTGGGATTTTCAG GTGAATGAATCTGATGCAGATGACCAAGACTTTGGAGATTATGCGCTGGATTTCATGGCAG agTCTCCTGCCACACTGGAGAGCAGCCTGTCTCCTGCTGAACTTGTACCATTTGAAGGATGTGTCATACCTCCACTCACCCCTCAGCGGTACTTATCTTCAGAGAACACCCTGTTTCACACATCTACAGAAGCAAACAACCCATCTGCCCAAGATGGAGCTCCATGGAAGTGTATCGCCCAGTGCCAAGGCAGGATGTTAGGAGATTCAGTGGAAGTCAACAATCAG ctctaTGAGACTCTGCatagaaaacaggaagagatcGACTCCCTTCAGGAGAGAAACCTTCACCTCAGGCAGCTGGCCAGCCGTGCAAAGCACCTGGCCTCAGTGCTTGAA AAACTGATGACTGTCAGAGACCCACATATAAGAGAGCCCGTGCCATGCGGTGATAAAACTTCACTGAGTCCCTGTAAGCGGCAGCGACTAGATGAAGGCTACGAAACGGAGTCCTCTGACTCAGTGGAGGACATGCTGAGGGACATCAGCACACGCTGCAATGCTGTGCTGCATGGCACAGCTACTGGAACAAGAGTTCAGCAGGAATCAGAGACTATACGCATGTACGGTGCATTCTCAGGTCTACAGACTTCTTTTTCCAAGGGCAGCAGCACAGCGACGGACAGAGCAGAGCTTGAAGAGAGTGTCTCATCTTTCAGAACTTCAATCAGAGAACATTGCACCATAAGGACTCAGGTGTTTCCTCATGGACATGCCTTCACCTCAAGGACTCATCAGGGAGGATACCGCTTTCGCTGGGTTCCCAACCACAGCTGA